The following proteins are encoded in a genomic region of Gossypium hirsutum isolate 1008001.06 chromosome D05, Gossypium_hirsutum_v2.1, whole genome shotgun sequence:
- the LOC107904119 gene encoding F-box protein At2g39490 isoform X3 — MGKKGRSKKNNQDKQRHDLDDDNPRNTSASSNNSMDPNDFISHLPDNILHQIILFLPVQSAVLTSFLSTHWKHLWKEALLEPVHDVVTMEAAIEAIKSFLDDFDTHYRPRNKWGFIFELGHGRGILVSSISSNGSLKLDFSASKPEFPRPFDLLLKLDLAPPNAYWWLLEENHSLQTQQPSSNTTKVKSLHLISVSHLSNVAVSSLLPNLPFLRSLTIAKCNGLQSLQIKEAKALRKLVVLDCPHLQSLSFEGSNLKSFRYRGKLVSFQFRDNSAFWGDCWFFLEDVMVDIRQGSLTQWTWDFETETSFFRHHYGLCKRNHWGCTSKYTCFNSILRSIKNVKSLTICRWFYELDPKSYNLPSAGKFSALVTVPDKLYDLKVVKLEGFADEEKENFIARRLVPLFGENNPVIISKSKGKCLKHLVKIAKLEKKGKYPYKFKMVKNIDEKFLDHVHMKL, encoded by the exons ATGGGGAAGAAGGGAAGGAGCAAGAAAAATAACCAAGACAAACAGAGGCATGATCTAGATGATGATAACCCGAGAAACACTTCAGCTTCCAG TAATAATAGTATGGACCCGAATGATTTCATCAGTCATTTACCTGATAACATCCTTCACCAAATCATTTTGTTCCTCCCTGTTCAATCCGCTGTCCTAACTTCTTTCCTTTCAACTCACTGGAAACACCTCTGGAAAGAGGCTTTGTTGGAACCAGTCCATGATGTAGTAACAATGGAAGCTGCTATTGAAGCCATAAAAAgctttcttgatgattttgacACACACTATAGGCCTAGAAATAAGTGGGGTTTCATATTTGAGTTGGGTCATGGAAGAGGCATCTTAGTTTCTAGCATTTCCAGCAATGGTTCACTTAAACTTGATTTCTCAGCTAGTAAACCAGAATTTCCAAGGCCATTTGATTTGCTTTTGAAGCTGGACCTTGCACCGCCTAACGCTTATTGGTGGCTGCTTGAGGAAAATCACTCCTTGCAAACCCAACAACCATCTTCAAACACAACGAAAGTAAAATCTTTGCATCTCATATCAGTAAGCCACCTTTCTAATGTGGCCGTTTCGTCTTTGTTGCCAAATTTGCCATTTCTCAGAAGCTTGACTATCGCCAAATGCAATGGATTACAATCTTTACAGATAAAAGAGGCCAAAGCGCTTCGTAAATTAGTGGTCCTCGATTGCCCCCATTTACAATCTCTCAGTTTTGAAGGTTCCAATTTAAAATCTTTCAGATATAGAGGCAAGTTAGTGTCTTTTCAGTTTAGAGACAACAGTGCTTTTTGGGGCGACTGTTGGTTCTTCTTGGAAGATGTCATGGTTGATATCAGACAAGGTTCTCTAACGCAGTGGACATGGGACTTTGAGACTGAGACTTCCTTTTTCCGTCATCATTATGGTCTCTGTAAAAGAAATCATTGGGGCTGCACCAGCAAGTATACATGCTTCAACTCAATTTTGAGAAGCATTAAGAATGTCAAATCTCTAACAATATGCAGATGGTTTTACGAG CTTGATCCAAAAAGCTATAACCTGCCCAGCGCTGGAAAATTCTCTGCTTTAGTCACTGTTCCTGATAAGCTCTATGATCTCAAAGTTGTGAAACTAGAAGGATTTGCAGATGAAGAGAAAGAGAATTTCATTGCCAGACGACTGGTACCTTTATTCGGAGAAAATAATCCAGttattatatcaaaatcaaaAGGGAAATGTTTGAAACATCTGGTGAAAATAGCCAAGTTGGAGAAAAAAGGGAAGTATCCTTACAagtttaaaatggttaaaaataTTGATGAAAAGTTTCTGGATCATGTTCACATGAAGCTTTAA
- the LOC107904119 gene encoding F-box protein At2g39490 isoform X4, producing the protein MGKKGRSKKNNQDKQRHDLDDDNPRNTSASSNNSMDPNDFISHLPDNILHQIILFLPVQSAVLTSFLSTHWKHLWKEALLEPVHDVVTMEAAIEAIKSFLDDFDTHYRPRNKWGFIFELGHGRGILVSSISSNGSLKLDFSASKPEFPRPFDLLLKLDLAPPNAYWWLLEENHSLQTQQPSSNTTKVKSLHLISVSHLSNVAVSSLLPNLPFLRSLTIAKCNGLQSLQIKEAKALRKLVVLDCPHLQSLSFEGSNLKSFRYRGKLVSFQFRDNSAFWGDCWFFLEDVMVDIRQGSLTQWTWDFETETSFFRHHYGLCKRNHWGCTSKYTCFNSILRSIKNVKSLTICRWFYETSICKKLPFSSRHPECYLSQLKELWWIDCSTERESINALLCFLKLCPKLERLLIQKAITCPALENSLL; encoded by the exons ATGGGGAAGAAGGGAAGGAGCAAGAAAAATAACCAAGACAAACAGAGGCATGATCTAGATGATGATAACCCGAGAAACACTTCAGCTTCCAG TAATAATAGTATGGACCCGAATGATTTCATCAGTCATTTACCTGATAACATCCTTCACCAAATCATTTTGTTCCTCCCTGTTCAATCCGCTGTCCTAACTTCTTTCCTTTCAACTCACTGGAAACACCTCTGGAAAGAGGCTTTGTTGGAACCAGTCCATGATGTAGTAACAATGGAAGCTGCTATTGAAGCCATAAAAAgctttcttgatgattttgacACACACTATAGGCCTAGAAATAAGTGGGGTTTCATATTTGAGTTGGGTCATGGAAGAGGCATCTTAGTTTCTAGCATTTCCAGCAATGGTTCACTTAAACTTGATTTCTCAGCTAGTAAACCAGAATTTCCAAGGCCATTTGATTTGCTTTTGAAGCTGGACCTTGCACCGCCTAACGCTTATTGGTGGCTGCTTGAGGAAAATCACTCCTTGCAAACCCAACAACCATCTTCAAACACAACGAAAGTAAAATCTTTGCATCTCATATCAGTAAGCCACCTTTCTAATGTGGCCGTTTCGTCTTTGTTGCCAAATTTGCCATTTCTCAGAAGCTTGACTATCGCCAAATGCAATGGATTACAATCTTTACAGATAAAAGAGGCCAAAGCGCTTCGTAAATTAGTGGTCCTCGATTGCCCCCATTTACAATCTCTCAGTTTTGAAGGTTCCAATTTAAAATCTTTCAGATATAGAGGCAAGTTAGTGTCTTTTCAGTTTAGAGACAACAGTGCTTTTTGGGGCGACTGTTGGTTCTTCTTGGAAGATGTCATGGTTGATATCAGACAAGGTTCTCTAACGCAGTGGACATGGGACTTTGAGACTGAGACTTCCTTTTTCCGTCATCATTATGGTCTCTGTAAAAGAAATCATTGGGGCTGCACCAGCAAGTATACATGCTTCAACTCAATTTTGAGAAGCATTAAGAATGTCAAATCTCTAACAATATGCAGATGGTTTTACGAG ACATCGATATGCAAGAAGTTACCCTTCTCAAGTAGACACCCTGAATGTTATTTGAGCCAATTAAAAGAGCTTTGGTGGATTGATTGCTCAACGGAAAGAGAATCAATCAATGCCTTGCTTTGCTTCCTGAAGTTGTGTCCTAAGTTAGAAAGACT CTTGATCCAAAAAGCTATAACCTGCCCAGCGCTGGAAAATTCTCTGCTTTAG
- the LOC107904119 gene encoding F-box protein At2g39490 isoform X1, whose translation MGKKGRSKKNNQDKQRHDLDDDNPRNTSASSNNSMDPNDFISHLPDNILHQIILFLPVQSAVLTSFLSTHWKHLWKEALLEPVHDVVTMEAAIEAIKSFLDDFDTHYRPRNKWGFIFELGHGRGILVSSISSNGSLKLDFSASKPEFPRPFDLLLKLDLAPPNAYWWLLEENHSLQTQQPSSNTTKVKSLHLISVSHLSNVAVSSLLPNLPFLRSLTIAKCNGLQSLQIKEAKALRKLVVLDCPHLQSLSFEGSNLKSFRYRGKLVSFQFRDNSAFWGDCWFFLEDVMVDIRQGSLTQWTWDFETETSFFRHHYGLCKRNHWGCTSKYTCFNSILRSIKNVKSLTICRWFYETSICKKLPFSSRHPECYLSQLKELWWIDCSTERESINALLCFLKLCPKLERLYVTLDPKSYNLPSAGKFSALVTVPDKLYDLKVVKLEGFADEEKENFIARRLVPLFGENNPVIISKSKGKCLKHLVKIAKLEKKGKYPYKFKMVKNIDEKFLDHVHMKL comes from the exons ATGGGGAAGAAGGGAAGGAGCAAGAAAAATAACCAAGACAAACAGAGGCATGATCTAGATGATGATAACCCGAGAAACACTTCAGCTTCCAG TAATAATAGTATGGACCCGAATGATTTCATCAGTCATTTACCTGATAACATCCTTCACCAAATCATTTTGTTCCTCCCTGTTCAATCCGCTGTCCTAACTTCTTTCCTTTCAACTCACTGGAAACACCTCTGGAAAGAGGCTTTGTTGGAACCAGTCCATGATGTAGTAACAATGGAAGCTGCTATTGAAGCCATAAAAAgctttcttgatgattttgacACACACTATAGGCCTAGAAATAAGTGGGGTTTCATATTTGAGTTGGGTCATGGAAGAGGCATCTTAGTTTCTAGCATTTCCAGCAATGGTTCACTTAAACTTGATTTCTCAGCTAGTAAACCAGAATTTCCAAGGCCATTTGATTTGCTTTTGAAGCTGGACCTTGCACCGCCTAACGCTTATTGGTGGCTGCTTGAGGAAAATCACTCCTTGCAAACCCAACAACCATCTTCAAACACAACGAAAGTAAAATCTTTGCATCTCATATCAGTAAGCCACCTTTCTAATGTGGCCGTTTCGTCTTTGTTGCCAAATTTGCCATTTCTCAGAAGCTTGACTATCGCCAAATGCAATGGATTACAATCTTTACAGATAAAAGAGGCCAAAGCGCTTCGTAAATTAGTGGTCCTCGATTGCCCCCATTTACAATCTCTCAGTTTTGAAGGTTCCAATTTAAAATCTTTCAGATATAGAGGCAAGTTAGTGTCTTTTCAGTTTAGAGACAACAGTGCTTTTTGGGGCGACTGTTGGTTCTTCTTGGAAGATGTCATGGTTGATATCAGACAAGGTTCTCTAACGCAGTGGACATGGGACTTTGAGACTGAGACTTCCTTTTTCCGTCATCATTATGGTCTCTGTAAAAGAAATCATTGGGGCTGCACCAGCAAGTATACATGCTTCAACTCAATTTTGAGAAGCATTAAGAATGTCAAATCTCTAACAATATGCAGATGGTTTTACGAG ACATCGATATGCAAGAAGTTACCCTTCTCAAGTAGACACCCTGAATGTTATTTGAGCCAATTAAAAGAGCTTTGGTGGATTGATTGCTCAACGGAAAGAGAATCAATCAATGCCTTGCTTTGCTTCCTGAAGTTGTGTCCTAAGTTAGAAAGACTGTATGTTACA CTTGATCCAAAAAGCTATAACCTGCCCAGCGCTGGAAAATTCTCTGCTTTAGTCACTGTTCCTGATAAGCTCTATGATCTCAAAGTTGTGAAACTAGAAGGATTTGCAGATGAAGAGAAAGAGAATTTCATTGCCAGACGACTGGTACCTTTATTCGGAGAAAATAATCCAGttattatatcaaaatcaaaAGGGAAATGTTTGAAACATCTGGTGAAAATAGCCAAGTTGGAGAAAAAAGGGAAGTATCCTTACAagtttaaaatggttaaaaataTTGATGAAAAGTTTCTGGATCATGTTCACATGAAGCTTTAA
- the LOC107904119 gene encoding F-box protein At2g39490 isoform X2, whose product MDPNDFISHLPDNILHQIILFLPVQSAVLTSFLSTHWKHLWKEALLEPVHDVVTMEAAIEAIKSFLDDFDTHYRPRNKWGFIFELGHGRGILVSSISSNGSLKLDFSASKPEFPRPFDLLLKLDLAPPNAYWWLLEENHSLQTQQPSSNTTKVKSLHLISVSHLSNVAVSSLLPNLPFLRSLTIAKCNGLQSLQIKEAKALRKLVVLDCPHLQSLSFEGSNLKSFRYRGKLVSFQFRDNSAFWGDCWFFLEDVMVDIRQGSLTQWTWDFETETSFFRHHYGLCKRNHWGCTSKYTCFNSILRSIKNVKSLTICRWFYETSICKKLPFSSRHPECYLSQLKELWWIDCSTERESINALLCFLKLCPKLERLYVTLDPKSYNLPSAGKFSALVTVPDKLYDLKVVKLEGFADEEKENFIARRLVPLFGENNPVIISKSKGKCLKHLVKIAKLEKKGKYPYKFKMVKNIDEKFLDHVHMKL is encoded by the exons ATGGACCCGAATGATTTCATCAGTCATTTACCTGATAACATCCTTCACCAAATCATTTTGTTCCTCCCTGTTCAATCCGCTGTCCTAACTTCTTTCCTTTCAACTCACTGGAAACACCTCTGGAAAGAGGCTTTGTTGGAACCAGTCCATGATGTAGTAACAATGGAAGCTGCTATTGAAGCCATAAAAAgctttcttgatgattttgacACACACTATAGGCCTAGAAATAAGTGGGGTTTCATATTTGAGTTGGGTCATGGAAGAGGCATCTTAGTTTCTAGCATTTCCAGCAATGGTTCACTTAAACTTGATTTCTCAGCTAGTAAACCAGAATTTCCAAGGCCATTTGATTTGCTTTTGAAGCTGGACCTTGCACCGCCTAACGCTTATTGGTGGCTGCTTGAGGAAAATCACTCCTTGCAAACCCAACAACCATCTTCAAACACAACGAAAGTAAAATCTTTGCATCTCATATCAGTAAGCCACCTTTCTAATGTGGCCGTTTCGTCTTTGTTGCCAAATTTGCCATTTCTCAGAAGCTTGACTATCGCCAAATGCAATGGATTACAATCTTTACAGATAAAAGAGGCCAAAGCGCTTCGTAAATTAGTGGTCCTCGATTGCCCCCATTTACAATCTCTCAGTTTTGAAGGTTCCAATTTAAAATCTTTCAGATATAGAGGCAAGTTAGTGTCTTTTCAGTTTAGAGACAACAGTGCTTTTTGGGGCGACTGTTGGTTCTTCTTGGAAGATGTCATGGTTGATATCAGACAAGGTTCTCTAACGCAGTGGACATGGGACTTTGAGACTGAGACTTCCTTTTTCCGTCATCATTATGGTCTCTGTAAAAGAAATCATTGGGGCTGCACCAGCAAGTATACATGCTTCAACTCAATTTTGAGAAGCATTAAGAATGTCAAATCTCTAACAATATGCAGATGGTTTTACGAG ACATCGATATGCAAGAAGTTACCCTTCTCAAGTAGACACCCTGAATGTTATTTGAGCCAATTAAAAGAGCTTTGGTGGATTGATTGCTCAACGGAAAGAGAATCAATCAATGCCTTGCTTTGCTTCCTGAAGTTGTGTCCTAAGTTAGAAAGACTGTATGTTACA CTTGATCCAAAAAGCTATAACCTGCCCAGCGCTGGAAAATTCTCTGCTTTAGTCACTGTTCCTGATAAGCTCTATGATCTCAAAGTTGTGAAACTAGAAGGATTTGCAGATGAAGAGAAAGAGAATTTCATTGCCAGACGACTGGTACCTTTATTCGGAGAAAATAATCCAGttattatatcaaaatcaaaAGGGAAATGTTTGAAACATCTGGTGAAAATAGCCAAGTTGGAGAAAAAAGGGAAGTATCCTTACAagtttaaaatggttaaaaataTTGATGAAAAGTTTCTGGATCATGTTCACATGAAGCTTTAA
- the LOC107904121 gene encoding enoyl-CoA delta isomerase 1, peroxisomal: METCNLEKRGKLFILTFTGEDEHRINPARIDAIRSALNQIRSDSTSLSGSVLITTAHGKFFSNGYDLAWAGSSPDKIRLMSSKLRELVADLISFPLPTVAAITGHACAAGLIFAFCHDYIVMRKDRGFLYMSETDIGLKIPAWFIAVISCKIGDAKVRRDVVLKAKKLTAEQALESGIIDAAFDTAAETAEGAVELGEKLVKNGWNGQVYGENRKQLYREILDKLGVDETTDDVNNVAIATSKM; the protein is encoded by the exons ATGGAGACGTGCAATTTAGAGAAGCGGGGTAAGCTCTTCATTTTAACCTTCACCGGCGAAGACGAGCACCGCATAAACCCCGCCCGAATCGACGCAATCCGGTCTGCACTCAACCAAATCCGCTCCGACTCTACCTCTCTCTCTGGCTCCGTTCTCATCACCACCGCTCACGGCAAGTTCTTCTCCAACGGCTATGATCTCGCCTGGGCTGGCTCTTCACCAGACAAGATACGTTTAATGTCTTCCAAGCTCCGGGAACTTGTCGCCGACCTTATCTCCTTTCCTTTGCCTACCGTTGCCGCCATCACCGGCCACGCCTGCGCCGCCGGATTGATCTTTGCTTTTTGTCATGATTATATTGTTATGAGGAAAGATCGAGGGTTTTTGTACATGAGTGAAACGGATATCGGCCTGAAAATTCCGGCTTGGTTCATTGCCGTTATAAG ctGCAAGATTGGAGACGCCAAAGTACGGCGAGATGTGGTGTTGAAAGCGAAGAAGTTAACGGCGGAGCAAGCATTGGAGAGTGGAATTATCGACGCAGCGTTTGATACAGCGGCGGAGACGGCAGAAGGGGCGGTGGAATTAGGAGAAAAGTTGGTTAAAAATGGGTGGAACGGCCAAGTTTACGGTGAAAATAGAAAGCAGCTTTATAGAGAGATTTTAGATAAACTTGGAGTTGATGAAACTACAGACGATGTGAACAATGTTGCAATTGCAACATCCAAAATGTAG